One Carya illinoinensis cultivar Pawnee chromosome 5, C.illinoinensisPawnee_v1, whole genome shotgun sequence genomic window, tgtaattgtttagcctttcaattttgtaatagcttagttattattattagtttattacgtattaaactcttagacataacattttttttttcttttacatttcggaaattttttttttcttttttacttataattttatgggcccaaaatggcccattgctgagatttctgggcccaaaatggcccagaaattgcttctgggcccaaaatggcctaGAAATTGCGtatgggccattttcggcccagaaattgcctctgggcccaaggcccagaaggggggtgcggggggccggacggactggccccccacccgtaccccgtcatgcgggacggggtaccccgcccccgcacaccggaggcgggggacggagtGGATTTttcccatccgccccatgcgggggcggggggccggggggggggggggctaccccgcaccgtatggtgcgggtagcacccctaaaaTTAACTACTAAAAAATTGTTGACTGTTTGATAAATATGCACTTAAACATTCTCATTATAAATCATAAGGTGTCATATTTTAAGTAACTGGTATTTAAATAGTTACTGTATAAATCTATTTAAGATGTGTCATGTCAATAAATATGATAGAAGATGACAAGATCTTGGATGAAAACATCTGGTTTGAATAGTAAGAatctctcatctcatttcatcttaatatataaatatcacaaatataaatactttttaattttaattttttaattttttcatctaatcattataatttttttaaacttctaaataaaactaaaaaaacgattcaacttttttaaatttcaaaacaaaaataatattaaaatattatattctaataatattttaactttataatatttttattcaattatttttctctcatttttcaaaacttcataaaatatcttaaatcaaattattttattattattcataaattatttcactacaaTTCACACATCATCTCATTTGATCTAATTATCCAAATGAGGCATAAAATGTTTGACAGTTTGTTTGAAGCAGCTTCCATATCAAATTCGAAAATGGGTGATAGTATGGATTCCTAGGTGTTTCCCTTATTTTTCCTTTACCCCGGGGGATGTATTCAAGTCTAGGAAGACAACCAATTCGCGACATAAGAGTTCTAAGTTTAGAGCAACCGTCAGCTAGTCTAGGCTGCCATCCAAGAATTCCGGACTAACTGTCATAACTAACAACAAACAACAGTTACTCCATGCCCATCACGAGAGGCCCTAAAAGCAAACTTCTGGCTGTCGGTATGAATAAGTCACACACAGACTTTTGGCCTATAATTTGCCAGCCTAACGTACTCTTGCACAACTAAAAATAGCTCCTAAAGATCTGCATCTTCTGGCTATATTACCCTCCCACCTCCTCCCTTAGTCCTCCTCAGCCTCAAACTCCCTCATTCATAagcatatatctatatatatatatatatatatatatcctatacTGGTCTTTCAGCAACCAACACCCCAACACGCCCATCCTTCccacaaaattcaataaaatggGAGGCTGTGCGACCAAGCCCAAGGAGTCTGACATCCTTGCCGAGGATATCCACACTGATGGTTGCACCGCTCCCAAGAAGGATGACGGGGAGACTTCTGCTCAAGTATGCATTGCATGCATTCTGATCCCTCCAGACCATCTTGAGATTCATTGCAGAAGTACTTGATTATTTATGATGctgtttccttttgttttgttttgctgaTATGTGACTGCAGGGGACCGACAATGGAGTCGAGAGTCAGAGTGAAGCACCCTTGATGGACATCTCCAAGGAGGAGAATGGAAACCTGTCCTCTGAACCGAAGACCGTTGAAGCCACGCCAGTTTTGGTGGAGGCAGCTGAAGAGGCTACCAAGACAACAACAGAGGACAAAGTTGAAGCCCCTGCTAACGAATCCAATGACAAAGTTGAGGCTGTTAAGGAGACCCAAGAGCCGGCAAAGGAGGAGCAAGCTGAGGCCAAGACTGACAAATCAGATGCCACTCCAAGCTCAGGAGATAGAAGTCATGCACCTGTTGCAACTGCGTGATGACACTTCCTACTTGACAGAAACAATAAATCAAACTATAAAGAGATTTATCATTGGAATGACACTTGTCTAATTTCAGCCTGGTTTGTTGGGATTCATTTTAAGATCTGGAAcaattgttaatttatttttattcgtcAGATATGTATATTTGGAGTTTTAATTTGTTGCTTTATAACACTA contains:
- the LOC122311006 gene encoding uncharacterized protein LOC122311006, whose translation is MGGCATKPKESDILAEDIHTDGCTAPKKDDGETSAQGTDNGVESQSEAPLMDISKEENGNLSSEPKTVEATPVLVEAAEEATKTTTEDKVEAPANESNDKVEAVKETQEPAKEEQAEAKTDKSDATPSSGDRSHAPVATA